From the Paraburkholderia sp. PREW-6R genome, one window contains:
- a CDS encoding peptidoglycan DD-metalloendopeptidase family protein produces MSMLRAMQRTSLNVPLTVTQRSVCVLALSLLMSACASRLDQAPVVDRSGGAPLSTQAEQQPAVPLGPPPPGYYRVKPGDTLYRIALENGQNYRDISAWNNLTNPNQIEVDQLLRVVPPGANTAALTPGVSTAPIGGGGAVQSAPLGSTPPSAGVAAPPLYGASGTSSANNAALTPPANPAASDSSASAPGNVNFAWPVRGPLLGTFNDSTNKGVNIGGAAGDPVKASADGRVVYAGNGLRGYGNLIIIKHDATYLTAYAHNRALMVKEGDAVTKGQKIAEMGNSDSDRVMLHFEVRRQGKPVDPLKYLPPQ; encoded by the coding sequence ATGAGTATGTTGCGCGCGATGCAAAGAACCAGCCTGAATGTCCCTCTGACCGTAACCCAGCGTAGCGTGTGCGTGCTCGCCTTGTCCCTGCTGATGTCGGCCTGCGCTTCCCGGCTCGACCAGGCGCCGGTTGTCGACCGCTCCGGCGGCGCGCCGCTCAGTACGCAGGCCGAGCAGCAGCCGGCCGTGCCGCTCGGACCGCCGCCGCCGGGCTATTACCGTGTGAAGCCTGGCGACACGCTTTATCGCATCGCGCTGGAAAACGGGCAGAACTATCGCGATATTTCGGCGTGGAATAATCTCACCAACCCGAACCAGATCGAAGTCGATCAGTTGCTGCGCGTGGTGCCGCCGGGCGCCAATACCGCGGCGCTCACACCGGGTGTGTCGACCGCGCCGATCGGCGGTGGTGGTGCAGTGCAAAGCGCGCCGCTTGGCAGCACGCCGCCATCTGCGGGAGTGGCCGCGCCGCCGCTCTATGGCGCGAGCGGAACGAGTAGCGCGAACAATGCTGCGCTTACGCCGCCGGCCAATCCGGCCGCGAGCGATTCGAGCGCAAGCGCGCCGGGCAATGTGAACTTCGCGTGGCCGGTGCGCGGGCCGTTGCTTGGCACATTTAACGATTCGACAAACAAGGGCGTCAACATCGGCGGAGCTGCCGGCGACCCCGTGAAAGCGTCGGCTGATGGGCGAGTAGTTTATGCAGGAAATGGCCTGCGCGGTTACGGGAACCTTATTATTATCAAACACGACGCAACTTATCTCACGGCGTATGCACATAACCGTGCTTTGATGGTAAAAGAGGGGGACGCGGTGACGAAAGGGCAGAAAATCGCTGAGATGGGCAATAGTGATTCCGACCGCGTAATGTTGCATTTCGAAGTTCGCCGGCAGGGTAAACCTGTCGACCCACTCAAGTATTTGCCGCCGCAATAA
- the rpoS gene encoding RNA polymerase sigma factor RpoS: MPKSKRRPPQAESETISDALSASVDESGASEVEEEVAEERDLDERQAGAEESGEAREGTAEAPPDADDFRALLQAELTADTIQHYLNRISVKPLLTVEEEQKYSRLAKAGEFEARQVMIERNLRLVVSIAKGYLNRGVPLLDLIEEGNLGLMHAIEKFDPTRGFRFSTYATWWIRQSIERAIMNQARTVRLPVHVIRELNQVLRAKRHLEKNSMNSGEAAERRDASIDDIAYLTGKTTDEVTDILALNEHTASLDAPLDLDPASSLLDLLSDDQSQSPDAEVQHRELETLTRAWLARLSDKHRHVIERRFGLNHIEPATLEELADEMGLTRERVRQIQQEALVRLKRFFASNGVRKDAVL, encoded by the coding sequence ATGCCGAAATCGAAGCGCCGCCCGCCGCAAGCCGAGTCTGAGACGATCAGCGATGCCTTGTCCGCCTCGGTGGACGAAAGCGGCGCTTCGGAAGTGGAAGAAGAGGTTGCTGAAGAACGCGATCTCGACGAGCGCCAGGCCGGCGCAGAAGAGAGCGGCGAGGCGCGCGAAGGCACGGCCGAAGCGCCGCCGGACGCAGACGATTTTCGCGCGCTGTTACAAGCCGAACTCACGGCTGACACAATTCAGCATTACCTGAACCGTATCAGCGTCAAACCGCTGCTCACCGTCGAGGAAGAGCAGAAGTATTCGCGGCTCGCCAAGGCGGGTGAATTCGAAGCGCGCCAGGTGATGATCGAGCGCAATTTGCGCCTCGTCGTGAGCATCGCAAAAGGTTATCTGAATCGCGGCGTGCCACTGCTCGATCTGATCGAGGAAGGCAATCTCGGACTGATGCACGCGATCGAAAAATTCGATCCCACACGCGGCTTCCGATTCTCCACTTACGCCACCTGGTGGATCCGCCAGAGCATCGAGCGCGCGATCATGAATCAGGCGCGCACGGTGCGGTTGCCGGTTCACGTCATTCGTGAGCTTAACCAGGTACTGCGCGCAAAACGCCATCTTGAAAAGAACTCGATGAACTCGGGCGAAGCCGCCGAGCGGCGCGACGCCAGCATCGACGATATCGCCTATCTGACCGGCAAGACCACCGACGAGGTGACCGACATCCTCGCGCTGAACGAGCACACCGCGTCGCTCGACGCGCCGCTCGATCTCGACCCGGCGAGCAGCCTGCTCGACCTGCTGTCGGACGACCAGAGCCAGTCGCCGGACGCCGAAGTGCAGCACCGCGAACTCGAAACGCTCACGCGCGCGTGGCTCGCCCGGCTGTCGGACAAGCACCGCCATGTGATCGAACGCCGCTTCGGTCTGAATCACATCGAGCCCGCCACGCTCGAAGAGCTGGCCGATGAAATGGGCCTCACGCGCGAGCGGGTCCGCCAGATCCAACAGGAAGCGCTCGTGCGGTTAAAGCGCTTCTTCGCCTCCAACGGTGTTCGCAAGGACGCCGTTCTCTAA
- a CDS encoding 3'-5' exonuclease: MTPILVFDIETIPDVAGIRRLEDLPASLSDAEVAEHAFAARREKTGSDFLPHHLQRVAAISCVFRDNNGFRVRSLGTPEDGEAALVQSFYRVIEKYTPQLVSWNGGGFDLPVLNYRALVNGIPAYRFWDLGEDDREFKWNNYISRYHARHTDLMDVLAMYQARANAPLDALAKMCGFPGKMGMDGSQVWHAYQQGRIDEIRNYCETDVVNTYLLYCRFQLIRGAFSAAEYADEINLVKNALALETAPQWAEYLAAFDA, from the coding sequence ATGACACCGATTCTTGTTTTCGACATCGAGACGATTCCCGATGTCGCCGGCATTCGCCGCCTCGAAGATTTGCCCGCCAGTCTGTCCGATGCCGAAGTCGCCGAGCACGCGTTCGCCGCGCGCCGCGAAAAAACCGGCAGCGATTTCCTGCCGCACCATCTGCAACGCGTCGCCGCCATTTCCTGCGTGTTTCGCGACAACAACGGCTTTCGCGTGCGCTCGCTCGGCACGCCGGAAGACGGCGAAGCGGCGCTCGTCCAGTCGTTCTATCGTGTGATCGAAAAGTACACGCCGCAACTCGTGTCGTGGAACGGCGGCGGCTTCGACCTGCCGGTATTGAACTACCGTGCGCTCGTCAATGGCATTCCGGCGTACCGTTTCTGGGATCTCGGCGAGGACGACCGCGAGTTCAAGTGGAACAACTACATCAGCCGTTACCATGCGCGTCACACGGATCTGATGGACGTGCTCGCGATGTACCAGGCGCGCGCCAACGCGCCGCTCGACGCGCTCGCGAAGATGTGCGGGTTTCCCGGCAAGATGGGCATGGACGGCAGCCAGGTGTGGCACGCTTACCAGCAAGGGCGAATCGACGAAATCCGCAATTACTGTGAGACGGATGTCGTCAACACGTATCTGCTGTATTGCCGGTTCCAGTTGATTCGGGGCGCGTTCTCCGCTGCCGAGTACGCCGACGAGATCAACCTCGTGAAGAACGCGCTGGCCCTCGAAACGGCGCCGCAGTGGGCCGAGTACCTCGCCGCGTTCGACGCCTGA
- the rlmD gene encoding 23S rRNA (uracil(1939)-C(5))-methyltransferase RlmD, with the protein MSTTAPQRRLPKRPKPHRQHKSNKARQAHAPAPRSVVTGNEPVIEIVSLDMEARGVGRIEGEDGAPGKVIFVEGALPGERVSYSTHRSKPKYEQAEVVQVFRESVIRTKPKCMYFDICGGCSMQHLDIRAQVAVKQRVLEDNLQHLAKLRPETVFRPIHGPAWGYRYRARLAVRFLPEKGGMRIGFHEKKSSYIADMKTCEVLPPHVSAMLMPLRFMVRKLSIYDRMPQIELAVGSSVTALVVRNLEPITEADEQVLRDFADEHNVQFWLQPKGPDTVAPFYPLDVQLDYTLPEYGIRMPFKPTDFTQVNHAINRVLVSRALRLLAPSRTDRVLDLFCGIGNFTLPLARISKEVVGIEGSEVLTSRALANAELNGVAGHTSFACRNLFDVTADDIRALGHFDKFLIDPPREGALAVAKALAEIAQSGAGPLPTRIVYVSCNPATLARDAGLLVHEAGYRLVGAGVVNMFPHTSHVESIALFERD; encoded by the coding sequence GTGTCCACAACTGCTCCACAACGCCGCTTGCCAAAACGCCCCAAGCCACACAGGCAGCACAAGTCGAATAAGGCACGCCAGGCCCATGCGCCGGCGCCTCGGTCGGTCGTCACGGGCAACGAGCCGGTTATCGAGATCGTTTCGCTCGACATGGAAGCGCGCGGCGTTGGCCGCATCGAAGGCGAAGACGGCGCGCCCGGCAAGGTAATCTTCGTGGAAGGCGCGCTGCCCGGCGAGCGCGTCAGCTATTCGACGCATCGCAGCAAGCCGAAATACGAACAGGCTGAAGTCGTGCAGGTGTTCCGCGAGAGCGTCATTCGCACGAAGCCGAAATGCATGTACTTCGATATCTGCGGCGGCTGTTCGATGCAGCATCTCGATATTCGCGCGCAGGTGGCGGTCAAGCAGCGCGTGCTCGAAGACAATCTGCAGCATCTGGCCAAACTGCGTCCTGAAACGGTGTTTCGGCCCATTCACGGACCGGCGTGGGGTTATCGTTATCGCGCGCGTCTGGCCGTACGCTTTCTGCCGGAAAAGGGCGGCATGCGCATCGGCTTTCACGAGAAGAAAAGCAGCTATATCGCCGACATGAAAACGTGCGAGGTGCTGCCGCCGCACGTGTCGGCAATGCTGATGCCGCTGCGCTTCATGGTGCGCAAGTTGTCGATCTACGACCGCATGCCGCAGATCGAACTGGCGGTGGGCTCGTCGGTGACGGCGTTGGTCGTGCGCAACCTCGAACCGATCACCGAAGCCGACGAACAGGTGCTGCGCGATTTCGCCGACGAGCACAACGTCCAGTTCTGGCTGCAGCCGAAGGGTCCGGATACGGTCGCGCCGTTCTATCCGCTCGACGTGCAGCTCGATTACACGCTGCCCGAGTACGGCATCCGCATGCCATTCAAGCCAACCGATTTCACGCAGGTGAACCACGCGATCAACCGCGTGCTGGTCAGCCGCGCGTTGCGGTTGCTTGCGCCGTCGCGCACGGATCGCGTGCTCGACCTGTTTTGCGGTATCGGCAATTTCACATTGCCGCTCGCGCGGATATCGAAGGAAGTGGTGGGGATCGAAGGCAGTGAAGTGCTGACTTCACGCGCGCTCGCCAACGCCGAACTGAATGGCGTGGCGGGACATACGTCGTTTGCGTGCCGCAATCTGTTCGACGTGACCGCCGACGACATCCGCGCGCTCGGCCACTTCGACAAGTTTCTGATCGATCCGCCGCGCGAAGGCGCGCTCGCCGTCGCCAAGGCGCTTGCCGAAATCGCGCAGAGCGGCGCAGGACCGCTGCCGACGCGCATCGTCTACGTGTCGTGCAACCCGGCAACGCTCGCACGCGATGCGGGGCTGCTCGTGCACGAGGCGGGCTACCGGCTGGTTGGCGCCGGCGTGGTCAATATGTTCCCGCATACGTCGCACGTGGAATCGATTGCTTTGTTCGAGCGCGATTGA
- a CDS encoding outer membrane protein assembly factor BamD produces the protein MRALNTITEAAINLAAIKKAARKVAGYIACAAAVAVVAACHGLPEKTDETATWNNNKLYTEANDALTGGDYGKCAKYFELLEGRDPFGHFAQQAQINVAYCNWKDNENAAADQAIDRFIQLHPDHPDISYAYYLKGMIHFNDDLGLFGRFSGQDMSERDPKSLRESYDAFKVVVDKYPNSKYAPDAAQRMRYIVNALASHEVHAADYYYRRGAYVAAINRAQLALTQYKNAPAIEDALHIMVLSYQKLNQPQLADDTRRVLAGTFPDSPYITGHARPGTEKSWWQF, from the coding sequence ATGCGAGCCTTGAACACCATCACTGAAGCGGCGATCAATTTGGCGGCCATCAAGAAGGCGGCCCGGAAAGTGGCCGGATACATTGCGTGCGCTGCAGCCGTCGCCGTTGTTGCGGCTTGTCACGGCCTGCCGGAAAAGACGGACGAAACGGCAACGTGGAACAACAACAAATTATATACGGAGGCGAACGACGCCTTGACCGGTGGTGATTACGGCAAGTGCGCGAAATACTTCGAGTTGCTGGAAGGCCGTGACCCGTTCGGCCACTTCGCGCAGCAGGCGCAGATCAACGTCGCGTACTGCAACTGGAAAGACAACGAGAACGCGGCGGCCGACCAGGCGATCGACCGCTTCATCCAGCTGCACCCGGATCACCCGGACATTTCGTACGCGTACTACCTGAAGGGCATGATTCACTTCAACGACGACCTTGGTCTGTTCGGCCGCTTCTCCGGTCAGGACATGAGCGAGCGCGACCCGAAATCGCTGCGCGAGTCGTACGACGCATTCAAGGTCGTGGTGGACAAATACCCGAACAGCAAGTATGCGCCGGATGCCGCGCAACGCATGCGGTATATCGTGAACGCGCTGGCGTCGCACGAGGTTCACGCGGCAGACTATTACTACCGTCGCGGCGCCTATGTTGCTGCAATCAACCGCGCACAACTGGCGCTCACGCAGTACAAGAACGCGCCGGCGATCGAAGACGCGCTGCATATCATGGTGTTGTCGTATCAGAAGCTGAACCAGCCGCAACTCGCCGACGACACGCGCCGCGTGCTGGCCGGTACGTTCCCGGACAGCCCGTACATCACCGGCCATGCGCGTCCGGGTACGGAGAAGTCCTGGTGGCAGTTCTGA
- a CDS encoding RluA family pseudouridine synthase produces the protein MTRSNTPGAATGAGNSNKDYSLSAEPSDALENDSLDDDLGSDALAAAAVSAVPTVASPVADESPRSVVVPDELAGERLDKVLARVFPEFSRNRLQSWIEAERVHVDGKPAKIRQPVPLGATIELVPDLLPEQLAFTPEPVALDIVYEDDTLVVINKPAGMVVHPAAGNWSGTLLNGLLYRYGDAAAGLPRAGIVHRLDKETSGLMVVARTLEAQTDLVRQLQARTVKRRYLALVWGNMPEEGTIDAPIGRDPRERTRMAVVKSASGKPARTHFRRVDSAIWQRQPVTAIHCDLETGRTHQIRVHCAHIGHPLLGDPVYGRARGQRSVTPLPDGFARQALHAWRLGLVHPTTGRTMQWRADAPADMEQLSAALGLGRDDAGAFDQTYYEEDDYDASLDGEEDEFFNDDDADDTAHPDADDEDDHA, from the coding sequence ATGACCCGCTCAAATACTCCAGGCGCCGCAACTGGCGCAGGGAATAGCAACAAAGATTATAGCTTAAGCGCCGAGCCCTCCGACGCATTGGAGAACGACTCGCTCGACGACGATCTCGGCAGCGACGCCCTTGCCGCCGCGGCCGTGAGCGCGGTGCCGACCGTCGCGAGTCCGGTCGCGGACGAAAGCCCGCGCAGCGTCGTGGTGCCGGACGAACTGGCCGGCGAGCGGCTCGACAAGGTGCTCGCGCGCGTGTTTCCCGAATTCTCGCGCAACCGCCTGCAAAGCTGGATCGAGGCCGAACGCGTGCATGTCGACGGCAAGCCGGCGAAGATCCGTCAGCCGGTGCCGCTGGGCGCGACCATCGAACTCGTGCCGGATCTGCTGCCCGAGCAACTGGCGTTCACGCCGGAGCCGGTCGCGCTCGACATCGTGTACGAGGACGACACGCTGGTCGTCATCAACAAGCCGGCCGGCATGGTCGTGCATCCGGCCGCCGGCAACTGGAGCGGCACCCTGCTGAACGGTCTGCTGTACCGTTATGGGGATGCTGCGGCGGGGCTGCCGCGCGCGGGCATCGTGCACCGGCTCGACAAGGAAACGTCCGGGCTGATGGTGGTGGCGCGCACGTTGGAAGCGCAGACCGATCTCGTGCGCCAGCTGCAGGCGCGCACGGTGAAGCGCCGCTATCTCGCGCTCGTGTGGGGCAACATGCCTGAAGAAGGCACGATCGACGCGCCGATCGGCCGCGATCCGCGCGAACGCACACGCATGGCCGTGGTGAAGAGCGCGTCGGGCAAGCCCGCGCGCACGCATTTCCGGCGCGTCGATTCGGCGATCTGGCAGCGTCAGCCGGTCACGGCGATTCACTGCGATCTGGAGACGGGCCGCACTCACCAGATTCGCGTGCATTGCGCGCACATCGGTCATCCGCTGCTCGGCGACCCGGTGTATGGACGCGCGCGCGGCCAGCGCTCGGTGACGCCGTTGCCCGACGGTTTTGCGCGTCAGGCGTTGCATGCGTGGCGGCTGGGTCTGGTGCACCCGACAACCGGCCGCACGATGCAGTGGCGCGCCGACGCGCCGGCGGACATGGAACAGTTATCGGCGGCGCTCGGTCTTGGCCGCGACGACGCGGGCGCGTTCGACCAGACGTACTATGAGGAAGACGACTACGACGCATCGCTCGATGGAGAAGAAGACGAATTCTTCAACGACGACGACGCTGACGACACCGCCCACCCCGACGCCGACGACGAGGACGATCACGCATGA
- the pgeF gene encoding peptidoglycan editing factor PgeF, whose translation MSLPELSFADVVQPAWNVSPRVRALVTTRNGGVSEPPFGRWSHGVDQPGGLNLGMKSGDDPAAVAANRARLLSLAGVDEAAWLEQIHGAGIVRAEDVLAQLRVSGTPTRADASVTDRAGTVCVVMVADCMPVLICDEAGRAVGAAHAGWRGLAAGIVEQTAQRVAGLAGVEASLLHAYLGPSIGPDAFEVGADVRDAFMNGVDGAQRDATANAFVDHPRHAGKYLADLPALARLRLQRLGVTRITGGDLCTVTLREQFYSYRRDRETGRMAALIWIDDHAQSIAD comes from the coding sequence ATGAGTTTGCCCGAGCTGAGCTTTGCCGATGTCGTGCAACCGGCGTGGAACGTGTCGCCGCGCGTGCGCGCGCTCGTCACCACCCGTAACGGCGGAGTGAGCGAACCGCCGTTCGGCCGCTGGAGCCACGGCGTGGATCAGCCTGGGGGCCTGAATCTCGGCATGAAGTCGGGCGACGATCCCGCCGCCGTCGCCGCTAACAGGGCGCGGCTATTGAGCCTTGCGGGCGTCGATGAGGCGGCCTGGCTCGAACAGATTCACGGCGCGGGCATCGTGCGCGCGGAGGACGTGCTGGCGCAATTGCGTGTGAGCGGCACGCCGACGCGCGCCGATGCGAGCGTTACCGATCGCGCGGGCACCGTATGTGTCGTGATGGTGGCCGACTGCATGCCGGTGCTCATCTGCGACGAAGCGGGGCGGGCGGTCGGCGCGGCGCACGCGGGGTGGCGCGGACTGGCTGCGGGCATCGTCGAGCAGACCGCGCAGCGCGTCGCCGGACTCGCCGGTGTCGAAGCATCCTTGTTGCATGCGTACCTGGGGCCGTCGATCGGGCCCGACGCATTCGAGGTCGGTGCAGACGTGCGTGACGCCTTCATGAACGGTGTCGACGGTGCACAACGCGATGCGACCGCGAACGCGTTCGTCGATCATCCCCGTCACGCGGGCAAGTATCTCGCCGATCTGCCGGCGCTTGCGCGGCTGAGGCTGCAGCGGCTCGGCGTAACGCGCATTACTGGCGGCGATCTGTGCACGGTCACGCTGCGTGAGCAGTTCTATTCTTATCGGCGTGATCGCGAGACGGGCCGCATGGCCGCGCTCATCTGGATCGACGATCACGCGCAGAGCATCGCGGACTAG
- the phaC gene encoding class I poly(R)-hydroxyalkanoic acid synthase: MQPFIDAWMNAWRSLGVDPGGNGMPFAMPQTPHAQQAPQMPQMPQMPQFSGMPQMPSLASVFQGLFPGATPGVIPGLPSGAFPGQFPGMPDFTKLAASAMPSLPSFAGLSIPTAAIPAERLQKLQADYSRDAMELIRQSAGSTARPPELKDRRFSAEAWSATPAYAFTAAWYLLNARYLQEMVDALDTEPKVRERIRFAVQQWTAAAAPSNFFALNPEAQKTLLESNGESLRQGVMNLLSDLQRGKISQTDESRFVVGENLANTEGSVVFENEIMQLIQYKPRTATVRERPLLIVPPCINKFYILDLQPENSLVAHALDSGHQVFLISWRNADASIAHKTWDDYIGEGVLEAIATASKISGREQINTLGFCVGGTMLATALAVAAARGQRPASSMTLLTAMLDFSDTGVLDIFVDEAHVQMREQTIGGKNGTPPGLMRGLEFANTFSFLRPNDLVWNYVVDNYLKGRTPVPFDLLYWNSDSTSLPGPMYVWYLRNTYLENRLREPGALTTCGEPVDLTKIDVPTFIYGSREDHIVPWQTAYASVPLLAGPLKFVLGASGHIAGVINPPAKKKRSFWMLEGDAQALPESAQAWFDQATELPGSWWPEWTRWLDQQSGKKIKPRAEAGSAEFPVIEPAPGRYVRVRE; encoded by the coding sequence ATGCAGCCGTTTATCGACGCATGGATGAACGCGTGGCGCTCGCTCGGCGTGGACCCAGGCGGCAACGGCATGCCTTTCGCCATGCCGCAGACGCCGCACGCACAACAAGCGCCGCAGATGCCGCAAATGCCACAAATGCCGCAGTTTTCCGGCATGCCGCAGATGCCGTCGCTGGCATCGGTATTTCAGGGCCTCTTTCCGGGTGCGACGCCGGGTGTGATTCCGGGTCTGCCATCGGGCGCTTTCCCCGGTCAATTTCCCGGTATGCCTGACTTCACGAAGCTGGCTGCCAGCGCGATGCCGTCGCTGCCGTCGTTCGCCGGTCTGAGCATTCCTACGGCAGCGATTCCTGCGGAGCGTCTGCAGAAACTCCAGGCAGACTATTCACGCGACGCAATGGAATTGATCCGGCAATCCGCCGGATCGACTGCGAGGCCACCCGAACTCAAGGACCGGCGCTTTAGCGCCGAAGCATGGAGCGCGACGCCCGCTTATGCATTCACCGCGGCGTGGTATCTGCTGAACGCACGCTACCTGCAGGAAATGGTCGACGCGCTCGACACCGAACCGAAAGTGCGCGAGCGTATCCGCTTTGCGGTTCAGCAATGGACCGCCGCGGCCGCGCCGAGCAACTTTTTCGCGCTGAATCCCGAAGCGCAGAAAACGCTGCTCGAGAGCAACGGTGAGAGCTTGCGCCAGGGCGTGATGAACCTCTTGAGCGACCTGCAGCGCGGCAAGATTTCGCAAACGGACGAATCGCGTTTCGTGGTCGGAGAGAACCTCGCGAACACGGAAGGCTCGGTGGTGTTCGAGAACGAGATCATGCAGCTCATTCAGTACAAGCCGCGTACGGCGACCGTGCGTGAACGCCCGCTGCTGATCGTGCCGCCGTGCATCAACAAGTTCTATATCCTAGACCTGCAGCCGGAGAACTCGCTGGTTGCGCACGCGCTCGACTCGGGCCACCAGGTGTTTCTGATTTCGTGGCGCAACGCCGATGCGTCGATCGCCCACAAGACATGGGACGACTACATCGGCGAAGGTGTGCTCGAAGCGATCGCAACCGCCAGCAAGATCAGCGGCCGTGAGCAGATCAATACGCTCGGTTTCTGCGTGGGCGGCACGATGCTCGCCACCGCCCTGGCCGTCGCCGCGGCGCGCGGTCAGCGTCCCGCGTCGTCAATGACGCTGCTCACCGCCATGCTCGATTTCTCGGACACCGGCGTGCTCGATATCTTCGTCGACGAGGCGCACGTGCAGATGCGCGAGCAGACCATCGGCGGCAAGAACGGCACGCCGCCGGGACTCATGCGCGGCCTCGAATTCGCGAACACGTTCTCGTTCCTGCGGCCGAACGATCTGGTGTGGAACTACGTCGTCGACAACTACCTCAAAGGACGCACGCCGGTGCCGTTCGATCTGCTGTACTGGAACAGCGATTCGACGAGCCTGCCCGGTCCGATGTATGTCTGGTATCTGCGCAACACGTATCTCGAGAATCGCCTGCGCGAGCCCGGTGCGTTGACCACCTGCGGCGAACCGGTCGATCTCACCAAGATCGATGTGCCCACCTTCATCTACGGTTCACGCGAAGACCATATCGTGCCGTGGCAAACCGCCTATGCGTCGGTGCCGCTGCTCGCCGGGCCGTTGAAATTCGTGCTGGGTGCGTCGGGGCATATTGCAGGGGTGATCAATCCGCCGGCCAAGAAAAAGCGCAGTTTCTGGATGCTCGAGGGCGACGCGCAGGCGCTGCCGGAGAGCGCGCAAGCGTGGTTCGATCAGGCAACCGAGCTACCCGGCAGCTGGTGGCCCGAGTGGACCCGCTGGCTCGATCAGCAAAGCGGCAAGAAGATCAAGCCGCGCGCCGAAGCAGGGTCAGCCGAGTTCCCGGTGATCGAGCCGGCGCCGGGGCGCTACGTGCGGGTACGCGAGTAG
- a CDS encoding acetyl-CoA C-acetyltransferase: MTDVVIVSAARTAVGKFGGSLAKVAAPELGATVIRGVLERAGMKPEQVSEVILGQVLTAGSGQNPARQALIKAGLPNAVPGMTINVVCGSGLKAVMLAANAIIAGDADIVVAGGQENMSAAPHVLPGSRDGFRMGDAKLIDSMIVDGLWDVYNQYHMGVTAENVAKEYGITREQQDAFAALSQNKAEAAQKAGRFDAEIVPVEIPQRKGEPLRFATDEFVRHGVTAESLAGLKPAFSKEGSVTAANASGLNDGAAAVLVMSAKKAEALGLTPLARIKAYATSGLDPKLMGMGPVPASRRCLERAGWTPADLDLMEINEAFAAQACAVNQQMGWDTSKINVNGGAIAIGHPIGASGCRILVTLLHEMQRRDAKKGLASLCIGGGMGVALALERS; encoded by the coding sequence ATGACTGATGTTGTGATCGTATCGGCCGCGCGGACGGCAGTAGGCAAATTCGGTGGGTCGCTCGCGAAGGTCGCCGCGCCCGAACTCGGCGCCACGGTGATTCGCGGCGTGCTCGAGCGTGCCGGGATGAAGCCCGAGCAGGTGAGCGAAGTCATTCTCGGCCAGGTGCTGACGGCCGGCTCCGGCCAGAACCCGGCGCGTCAGGCGCTTATCAAGGCAGGCTTGCCCAACGCCGTACCCGGCATGACGATCAACGTGGTGTGCGGCTCGGGCCTGAAGGCGGTGATGCTCGCCGCAAACGCGATCATTGCGGGCGACGCCGACATCGTGGTGGCGGGCGGCCAGGAAAACATGAGTGCCGCGCCGCACGTGCTGCCGGGTTCGCGCGACGGGTTCCGCATGGGCGACGCGAAGCTCATCGACTCGATGATCGTCGACGGCTTGTGGGACGTGTACAACCAGTACCACATGGGCGTGACCGCGGAGAATGTCGCGAAGGAATACGGGATCACGCGCGAGCAGCAGGACGCGTTCGCGGCGCTGTCGCAGAACAAGGCGGAAGCCGCGCAGAAGGCGGGCCGCTTCGACGCCGAAATCGTGCCGGTCGAGATTCCGCAACGCAAGGGCGAACCGCTGCGTTTCGCGACCGACGAATTCGTGCGCCACGGCGTGACGGCTGAATCGCTCGCGGGCCTCAAACCCGCGTTCTCGAAGGAAGGCTCGGTCACCGCGGCCAATGCTTCCGGCCTGAACGACGGCGCGGCGGCGGTGCTGGTCATGTCGGCGAAGAAAGCCGAGGCGCTCGGCCTGACGCCGCTTGCGCGCATCAAGGCATACGCCACGTCGGGTCTCGATCCAAAGCTGATGGGCATGGGTCCGGTGCCGGCTTCGCGCCGCTGCCTCGAACGCGCGGGCTGGACGCCGGCCGACCTCGACCTGATGGAAATCAATGAGGCGTTCGCCGCGCAGGCGTGCGCCGTCAATCAGCAGATGGGTTGGGACACGTCGAAGATCAATGTGAACGGCGGCGCGATCGCGATCGGCCATCCGATCGGCGCATCCGGCTGCCGGATTCTCGTCACGCTGCTGCACGAAATGCAGAGGCGCGATGCGAAGAAGGGTCTGGCTTCGCTGTGTATCGGCGGCGGCATGGGTGTGGCGCTCGCGCTCGAGCGTTCTTGA